In one window of Fictibacillus phosphorivorans DNA:
- a CDS encoding sugar ABC transporter substrate-binding protein, with product MKKRWFKKSMVTSMVGALVLSGVLAGCSSGSEDGKTTITVWGMGEEAKSLPKIAEEFEKENPKIDVKVQALPWDQAHDKLLTAVASKKGPDVVQMGTTWIPEFASAGALKDLKPHVKDYPELDPKHFFEGSVETTKFDDKMVGVPWYVDTRLLYYRTDLLEKAGFKEAPKTWDELKEAADKLADRGKGKYGISIDAKEQSLSFMFARQNGAELLGPDNEPKFNDPKFVEAVEYLNSFYESGAAPKEELGMDIVQGFRGDGILPMFISGPWMIKLINDQAPELKGKWGTAVLPAKENNISALGGSNLSVFEYTKHEKEALKFAAYMSKPETQLKWMEMTNSLPATQKAWEDDSLTGNEFYKAFGEQMKASQPMPVIKQWEEIAQSYLKSFEKIYRGGADVQKELDNFDKKAEEILKK from the coding sequence ATGAAAAAACGCTGGTTTAAAAAATCAATGGTTACGTCAATGGTTGGTGCACTTGTCCTTTCTGGCGTATTAGCTGGCTGTTCTTCAGGTTCAGAAGATGGAAAAACAACTATTACGGTTTGGGGGATGGGTGAAGAAGCCAAATCACTTCCTAAAATCGCTGAAGAATTCGAAAAAGAAAATCCGAAAATTGATGTTAAAGTTCAAGCTCTTCCTTGGGATCAAGCACACGATAAGCTGTTAACGGCAGTTGCTTCTAAAAAAGGCCCTGATGTTGTTCAGATGGGGACGACTTGGATTCCAGAATTCGCATCAGCTGGAGCATTAAAAGATTTAAAACCTCATGTTAAAGATTACCCGGAACTAGATCCAAAACATTTCTTTGAAGGTTCTGTTGAAACGACTAAGTTTGATGACAAAATGGTTGGTGTACCTTGGTACGTAGATACTCGCTTACTCTACTATCGTACAGATCTGCTCGAGAAAGCAGGATTTAAAGAAGCACCAAAAACGTGGGACGAGTTGAAGGAAGCTGCTGATAAGCTAGCTGACCGCGGAAAAGGGAAATATGGGATTTCAATCGATGCAAAAGAACAAAGCTTGTCCTTCATGTTCGCTCGCCAAAATGGAGCAGAACTTTTAGGACCTGACAACGAGCCAAAATTCAATGATCCAAAATTCGTTGAGGCGGTTGAATACTTGAACAGCTTCTATGAAAGTGGAGCAGCTCCAAAAGAAGAACTTGGAATGGATATCGTTCAAGGCTTCCGTGGAGATGGAATCTTACCCATGTTCATCAGTGGTCCATGGATGATCAAATTGATTAACGACCAAGCTCCTGAGCTTAAAGGTAAATGGGGTACAGCAGTTCTTCCAGCAAAAGAAAACAACATCTCTGCACTTGGTGGATCTAACCTTTCTGTATTCGAATACACGAAGCACGAAAAAGAAGCATTAAAATTCGCAGCATATATGAGTAAGCCTGAAACACAATTAAAATGGATGGAAATGACAAATTCCCTTCCAGCAACTCAAAAAGCTTGGGAAGACGATTCACTTACTGGAAATGAATTTTACAAAGCGTTCGGTGAACAGATGAAAGCTTCACAACCGATGCCTGTTATTAAGCAATGGGAAGAAATCGCTCAATCTTATTTGAAGAGTTTTGAGAAAATCTACAGAGGCGGAGCAGATGTTCAGAAGGAATTAGATAACTTCGACAAAAAAGCGGAAGAGATCTTAAAGAAATAA
- a CDS encoding glucoamylase family protein encodes MKTSKIISFVLMFSLFANVFATTSVSATDRGKDYAFQMELKSIAKKTYKFYQDHTDPKTGLTYDETRYTAEGKKDATHTSPTNIGMYMMSTISAQELGIISKKEAVKRIQVTLNTLEHLEKWNGLYYNWYNTKDGSVKKDWGQFISQVDNGWLSAGLIVVGQAYDELNPQTSKLVEDMNYTTLYDPEVGQFRGGYDVAQGKLTDHHYGLFNTEPRVASYISIGKGDVPSDHWWKMYRTMPREWDWQAQIPEGETHEYDGVSVFEGHYEYNGVKFVPSWGGSMFESLMPGIVLNEVELGKDALGLNNKRHVELQQAFAKEKGYKAWGFSPSATPDGYSEFAATPLGTSGYKDGATVTAHASFLALDYDPNGVRKNIKALKELNTYSKYGFYDSVNVETGEIAKAYLALDQGMIMVSIANYLKDGVIRDYFHQDPIGKKPENLLKKEKFSIQ; translated from the coding sequence ATGAAAACAAGTAAAATCATTAGCTTTGTATTGATGTTCAGCTTGTTTGCAAATGTATTTGCAACAACATCAGTGTCTGCAACTGACAGAGGAAAAGATTATGCATTCCAAATGGAGTTGAAATCAATCGCTAAGAAGACATACAAGTTTTATCAAGATCATACCGACCCAAAAACAGGTTTGACTTATGATGAGACTCGTTATACAGCAGAAGGTAAAAAAGACGCTACACACACATCCCCAACTAATATTGGTATGTATATGATGAGTACGATCTCTGCTCAAGAATTAGGTATCATCTCAAAAAAGGAAGCGGTAAAACGCATTCAAGTCACGTTGAATACACTTGAACATCTTGAAAAGTGGAACGGCTTATACTACAACTGGTACAACACAAAAGATGGTTCGGTTAAAAAGGACTGGGGACAATTCATCTCACAAGTCGATAACGGATGGCTGTCTGCAGGCTTGATCGTAGTTGGACAAGCTTATGATGAGCTGAATCCACAGACGAGTAAGCTCGTTGAGGACATGAATTACACAACTCTATATGATCCAGAAGTGGGACAATTTCGTGGAGGATATGATGTTGCACAAGGGAAGTTAACCGATCACCACTATGGCTTATTCAACACAGAACCACGTGTAGCAAGTTATATCTCGATCGGTAAAGGCGATGTGCCAAGCGATCACTGGTGGAAGATGTACCGTACGATGCCAAGAGAATGGGATTGGCAAGCACAGATCCCAGAGGGTGAAACGCATGAATATGATGGCGTTTCTGTGTTTGAAGGGCACTACGAATACAACGGTGTAAAATTCGTTCCTAGCTGGGGCGGAAGCATGTTTGAAAGCCTTATGCCTGGAATCGTCTTAAATGAGGTTGAACTTGGAAAAGATGCGCTTGGACTGAACAATAAGCGTCATGTAGAATTACAGCAAGCTTTTGCTAAAGAAAAAGGATATAAAGCATGGGGCTTCTCTCCATCTGCAACACCAGATGGTTACAGTGAGTTTGCCGCAACACCACTTGGTACTTCTGGATACAAAGATGGTGCGACCGTAACCGCTCATGCATCATTCTTAGCACTAGACTATGATCCTAATGGTGTTCGAAAAAACATTAAAGCCTTAAAAGAACTCAATACGTATAGCAAGTACGGGTTCTATGATTCTGTAAACGTGGAAACAGGTGAAATTGCTAAAGCATATCTCGCGCTCGATCAAGGAATGATCATGGTATCTATCGCTAACTATCTAAAAGATGGTGTGATCCGCGATTACTTCCACCAAGATCCGATCGGTAAGAAACCAGAGAATCTGTTGAAAAAAGAAAAGTTCTCCATTCAATAA
- a CDS encoding carbohydrate ABC transporter permease, with product MKSYSKTTPYLFIGPALLLLALFSLFPIVLALVISFTDIDLAGLADYSNISFIGIENYINIFKDPIFLKSIGNTVFYVVFGVPLVIACSLGIALLINFGTARIFKAFRLVFYMPSITNVVAVAVVWTYLYNPQFGLFNYLLGLVGIPAIPWLQDPTIAKGSLIALAVWRAIGVNMIIFLAALQGIPKTYYEAAQLDGANNWKQLTKITIPLLRYAIFFVSITTMIGWIQFFEEPFVMTNGGPLDSTTSVALFIYRNGFQLSNFGYAAAGSFVLFVTIIIITMIQFRLQKKDTDI from the coding sequence ATGAAAAGCTATTCAAAAACGACTCCCTACCTCTTCATTGGACCAGCACTTCTATTATTGGCTTTATTCTCTCTTTTTCCCATTGTTCTTGCATTGGTGATTAGTTTTACAGATATTGACCTAGCTGGACTTGCAGACTATTCAAATATTAGCTTCATTGGAATCGAAAACTATATAAATATCTTTAAAGATCCTATTTTTCTAAAATCGATCGGTAACACTGTGTTTTATGTCGTATTTGGTGTTCCACTCGTTATCGCATGTTCACTTGGTATCGCTCTTTTGATCAACTTTGGTACAGCGCGCATCTTCAAGGCTTTTCGTCTTGTTTTTTATATGCCTTCGATTACAAACGTTGTAGCAGTAGCTGTTGTGTGGACGTACCTATACAACCCACAGTTCGGTTTATTCAACTATCTGCTCGGTCTAGTCGGCATTCCTGCCATACCATGGTTACAAGACCCAACGATTGCCAAAGGGTCATTGATCGCATTAGCCGTTTGGCGCGCGATCGGTGTGAACATGATTATTTTCTTAGCAGCTTTACAAGGTATTCCAAAAACGTATTATGAAGCAGCTCAATTAGACGGTGCGAACAACTGGAAACAGCTTACGAAGATAACGATTCCTCTTCTTCGTTATGCCATTTTCTTCGTGTCGATCACAACGATGATCGGATGGATTCAGTTCTTCGAAGAACCATTCGTTATGACGAACGGCGGACCGCTTGATAGCACCACTTCTGTTGCTCTCTTCATCTATCGCAATGGATTCCAGCTCAGTAACTTCGGTTATGCCGCTGCAGGTTCATTCGTCCTGTTTGTAACCATTATCATAATTACGATGATTCAGTTCCGATTGCAAAAGAAAGATACCGATATTTAA
- a CDS encoding carbohydrate ABC transporter permease — translation MKTKVSDAKKAYKIQQWIAGIVLTLGGLLVAIPFIWMILSAFKPESEVLQLTPSLWPENFTTENFVYLFENMNFGVYLRNTIIIVLCSFVGLFFNAMAGYAFAKYKFKGREKLFYLVLATMMIPGQVTMIPVYLILNQMGLTNTMAGVVLPGLVGAFSIFLFRQFMSTIPDELLEAARLDGASEFRVFMQLVLPISKPIMAVQGILTFIAGWNSFLWPLIIANDESLYTLSVGLSLLKGQYGGNFALQMAGSTFMVVPIVIIFIIFQKHIIEGYTISGMK, via the coding sequence ATGAAAACAAAAGTATCTGATGCGAAGAAAGCATACAAAATTCAGCAATGGATCGCAGGAATCGTCTTAACGCTTGGCGGTCTTTTAGTAGCCATCCCTTTTATTTGGATGATCCTCTCTGCTTTCAAACCTGAAAGTGAAGTCCTTCAGCTCACACCGAGTCTGTGGCCTGAAAACTTTACAACCGAAAACTTCGTCTACCTGTTTGAGAACATGAACTTTGGTGTTTATTTGCGTAATACGATCATCATCGTCCTCTGTTCTTTCGTCGGACTTTTCTTTAATGCGATGGCTGGATATGCGTTTGCGAAGTACAAGTTTAAAGGAAGAGAAAAGCTTTTCTACCTTGTCTTAGCGACCATGATGATCCCAGGACAAGTAACGATGATTCCTGTTTATTTAATCTTAAACCAGATGGGCTTGACGAACACGATGGCAGGTGTCGTTCTACCAGGATTAGTTGGTGCATTCAGCATCTTCTTATTCCGACAGTTCATGTCTACCATCCCAGACGAACTGCTTGAAGCCGCTCGTCTAGATGGAGCGAGTGAGTTCCGCGTGTTCATGCAGCTCGTTCTACCTATTTCAAAACCGATCATGGCCGTTCAAGGAATTCTAACGTTCATCGCTGGTTGGAACAGCTTCTTATGGCCGTTGATCATCGCGAACGATGAAAGTCTATATACGTTGTCTGTTGGGTTAAGTCTTCTTAAAGGGCAATATGGAGGCAACTTCGCGTTGCAGATGGCCGGATCAACGTTCATGGTTGTTCCAATCGTCATCATCTTCATCATCTTCCAAAAGCACATTATCGAAGGCTATACCATTTCAGGGATGAAATAG
- a CDS encoding DinB family protein, translating into MNFKQSEALEILERTPAVLTHLLSGLSLEWLINNEGGDSWNSLEVVAHLIQCEKSNWIPRINSILTNIEDDPLPPFDRFSHLGQEKGIEELLREFSQSRQQSLYQLGALKIRSFDLNKTGLHPEFGSITLQQLLSTWAVHDLTHINQITRVLAKRYDQDVGPWKTFLSILK; encoded by the coding sequence ATGAATTTTAAACAAAGCGAAGCTCTCGAAATTCTTGAGCGTACACCTGCTGTATTGACACACTTGTTATCAGGACTCTCTTTGGAATGGTTAATTAACAATGAGGGTGGCGATTCATGGAATTCTCTTGAAGTTGTTGCTCACTTGATTCAATGTGAAAAGAGCAATTGGATACCACGAATTAACAGCATCCTCACAAACATTGAGGATGATCCCCTTCCACCCTTTGATCGATTCTCTCATCTGGGGCAAGAAAAAGGGATTGAAGAGCTACTTCGTGAATTCTCACAATCCAGGCAACAGAGCTTATACCAATTGGGTGCTTTAAAAATTCGTTCCTTTGATTTAAATAAAACGGGATTACACCCTGAATTTGGTTCTATCACCTTGCAGCAATTATTATCCACGTGGGCCGTTCACGATCTTACACACATCAACCAGATTACTAGGGTTCTGGCTAAGCGTTATGATCAGGACGTTGGTCCATGGAAAACTTTTTTAA
- a CDS encoding GyrI-like domain-containing protein, whose translation MNNKAVYEAPVVKEQKEINLVGLRVLCEGDQYIHEIPKASTALQSQLPSIQHVVDPSKQIGAFIVDASTVEEDGYWVCVEVENFENVPAGMVTLTIPPQRYASIQHVGRNEEIKDTYERLHKWTQKNGYVRLLNNWHIEVFYSFNNVDRLKIELYDTIQ comes from the coding sequence ATGAACAACAAAGCAGTTTATGAAGCACCTGTTGTAAAAGAACAGAAAGAAATAAATTTAGTTGGATTAAGAGTGCTATGTGAGGGAGATCAATACATCCACGAAATCCCTAAAGCTTCAACTGCGCTGCAATCACAATTACCGTCCATTCAGCATGTCGTGGATCCTTCAAAACAAATAGGTGCGTTCATTGTTGATGCTTCTACCGTTGAAGAGGATGGATATTGGGTCTGTGTGGAAGTAGAAAACTTCGAAAATGTTCCAGCTGGAATGGTGACACTTACTATCCCACCTCAAAGATATGCTAGCATCCAACATGTTGGAAGAAATGAAGAAATTAAAGACACCTATGAAAGATTACACAAGTGGACCCAAAAGAATGGATACGTTAGGCTTCTAAACAACTGGCACATCGAAGTTTTCTATTCCTTTAACAATGTGGATCGATTAAAGATCGAATTGTACGATACCATTCAATAA
- a CDS encoding alpha/beta family hydrolase, with protein sequence MKERSATISGYKNLKIPYVIQTKTDQPKGLAIMLPGIGYTVKSPLFHFSSGAFLNKGYDVLHVNYPYYSSDYEGYSFEEITSALINDVSTVLNQVIDHSIYKSFYVLGKSFGTMAMPTALDRLPTQNTKAIWLTPRLSSLPVYQTLRTCKQDSLCVIGDKDPFYDEEKINQIIDNSSIACMIHPTANHALEVDGDILSSIDMIKSVIKRIDDFISMKSGVLES encoded by the coding sequence ATGAAAGAGAGATCTGCTACTATCTCTGGCTATAAAAACCTGAAGATTCCTTACGTAATACAAACCAAAACTGATCAGCCAAAAGGGCTCGCCATCATGCTTCCGGGTATAGGGTATACGGTTAAATCACCATTGTTTCATTTTTCTTCAGGAGCATTTTTAAACAAAGGATATGATGTATTGCATGTAAACTATCCTTATTATTCATCAGATTACGAAGGTTATAGCTTTGAAGAAATTACCTCAGCACTTATTAACGATGTTTCCACAGTGCTAAATCAAGTGATTGATCACTCAATCTATAAATCTTTTTACGTGTTAGGAAAATCCTTTGGTACTATGGCCATGCCTACTGCTTTAGATAGATTGCCTACCCAAAACACAAAAGCCATTTGGCTAACACCTCGTTTAAGCAGTCTACCTGTTTATCAAACATTAAGAACGTGTAAACAAGACAGCCTTTGCGTAATCGGTGATAAAGACCCTTTTTATGACGAAGAAAAGATAAATCAGATCATAGATAACTCATCTATAGCGTGTATGATTCATCCGACTGCAAATCATGCACTTGAAGTAGATGGTGATATTCTTTCCTCTATTGATATGATTAAAAGTGTTATTAAAAGAATAGATGATTTTATCTCTATGAAGAGCGGAGTATTGGAATCATGA